Within the Dehalococcoidales bacterium genome, the region TTGTCACTTTTCCCTCCTTTATTTTATGACTTTGCCATCGGTAATCTACTAGAATACTCCCTGTCGGCAATATAACCAGGGTTTCCTATGAGCAGACTTAAGATTGTTCAGATCCGCAAAAGAGACGGCTCCGTAGTCCCATTCAATCCCGCCAAGATTGAAGGAGCCATCCATAAAGCGCTCATGGCTACCGGCGCCGGCGGGAGAGAACTGGCCGCTGATCTGGGAAAACGTGTTGTAGGGATTGCGGAGGAAAGGCTGGGGCAGACCGTTCCCACCGTAGAGCAGGTACAGGATATCGTCGAAGAAGTGCTGATGAACCAGGGTTACGCCAGCGTAGCTAAAGCCTACATTCTTTACCGCCAGCAACGGTCAGAGGTGCGCCGGTTGAAGGAAATCATCGGCGTACGCGACGATTTGAAACTCGGCGTAAATGCCATTAAGGTGCTGGAGCGCCGCTATCTGCTCAGAGATGAAGCTGGCAACATAATAGAAACTCCGACCGGGCTTTTCCGGCGGGTGGCCCATGCCATCGCCAGCGCGGAGACAAAATTTGACCCGGCGGCTGATTATAAAGGGCTGGAGCAGGATTTTTTTGAAATCCTGACCAATCTCGAATTTCTTCCCAATACTCCGACACTGATGAATGCTGGCGCTCCACTAGGACAGCTATCAGCCTGTTTCGTCCTCCCCGTTGGAGATTCGATCATCGATATTTTCGAGACACTCAAAAATATGGCCGTCATCCACCAGTCCGGCGGGGGTACGGGGTTTTCCTTCAGCCGGCTCAGACCCCAGGGAGACATCGTTCGTTCCACCAAGGGGGTGGCATCCGGCCCGGTGTCATTCATGAAGATATTTGATGCGGCTACGGCGGTGATGAAGCAGGGTGGCAAGCGGCGGGGGGCTAACATGGGCATACTTAACGCTGACCACCCGGATATCATTGAATTCGTCGAAGCTAAAAGCGATGGTGTCACCCTGTCCAATTTCAACATCTCAGCGGGGGCTACGGACGAATTTATGGAAGCCGCCTCGCGAGGGAGGAAGTGGAGCTTGATAAATCCCAGAACCGGCCGGGAAACAAGGTCAATCAATGCCGGTGCGCTCTTCGACATGATTGTCAACAATGCCTGGAGAACCGGCGACCCCGGCCTTATCTTCCTCGATGAGATTAATCGCCATAATCCCACGCCGTACCTGGGACGGCTGGAAGCCACCAATCCCTGTGGTGAGCTGCCGCTGCTCCCCTACGAGAGCTGCAACCTGGGGTCGATAAATTTATCCCGCATGATATTGGACGGGCAGATAGACTGGCTGAAGATTGAGCGGGTGGTGAACCTGGCCGTGCGTTTTCTGGACAATGTGGTCGAAGCTAACGTCTTTCCCCTGCCGGCCATTGAGCGGATAACCAGAGAGGGAAACCGGAAAATAGGCCTGGGGGTGATGGGATTTGCTGACGCCCTGGTCAAGCTGGGTATCCCCTACGACTCCGAGGCGGCGCTGGAAGCAGGTGAAGGGATGATCAAGTTTATCTCGGAGAAAGCCGCCGCAGCCTCAGCCGGGCTCGCCGCTGAGCGTGGAGTCTTCCCTAATTTTGCCGGTAGCGTCTATGACCACCCCAGGGGCCCCCGGCCACGCAACGCTACCGTCCTCTCCATCGCCCCTACCGGCACAATAAGCATCATCGCCGGCTGCTCCAGCGGTATTGAGCCGCTTTTTGCCCTTACCTTCGTCCGGAACGTGATGGAGGGAACCAGGCTGCTGGAAGTAAATTCCGTATTCGAGCAGATTGCCCGCAAGCGTGGTTTCTTTACGCGGGAATTGAAGGAAGAAACGGCTCAGAAGGGCAGCCTGCGAGGGATTCAAGGAATTCCTGAAGATGTCCGCCGGATATTCGTGACGGACTGGGACATAGAGCCGGACTGGCATGTCAGAATGCAGGCAGTATTCCAGAAGCACACAGACAATTCTGTTTCCAAGACGGTAAATCTGCCTGAGGACACGACGCCGCAGGATATCCGCCGAATTTATACTCTGGCCCACCAGCTCAAGTGCAAGGGTATAACCGTGTATCGCTACGGAAGCAAAAAACAGCAGGTTCTGACTCTGGTCGGTTACGTTTCGGAGGCAGCGCCGGAGCCCAGTCCTTATGTCACCGCTGAGTCCGAATACGCTGAAGGGTGC harbors:
- a CDS encoding adenosylcobalamin-dependent ribonucleoside-diphosphate reductase, encoding MSRLKIVQIRKRDGSVVPFNPAKIEGAIHKALMATGAGGRELAADLGKRVVGIAEERLGQTVPTVEQVQDIVEEVLMNQGYASVAKAYILYRQQRSEVRRLKEIIGVRDDLKLGVNAIKVLERRYLLRDEAGNIIETPTGLFRRVAHAIASAETKFDPAADYKGLEQDFFEILTNLEFLPNTPTLMNAGAPLGQLSACFVLPVGDSIIDIFETLKNMAVIHQSGGGTGFSFSRLRPQGDIVRSTKGVASGPVSFMKIFDAATAVMKQGGKRRGANMGILNADHPDIIEFVEAKSDGVTLSNFNISAGATDEFMEAASRGRKWSLINPRTGRETRSINAGALFDMIVNNAWRTGDPGLIFLDEINRHNPTPYLGRLEATNPCGELPLLPYESCNLGSINLSRMILDGQIDWLKIERVVNLAVRFLDNVVEANVFPLPAIERITREGNRKIGLGVMGFADALVKLGIPYDSEAALEAGEGMIKFISEKAAAASAGLAAERGVFPNFAGSVYDHPRGPRPRNATVLSIAPTGTISIIAGCSSGIEPLFALTFVRNVMEGTRLLEVNSVFEQIARKRGFFTRELKEETAQKGSLRGIQGIPEDVRRIFVTDWDIEPDWHVRMQAVFQKHTDNSVSKTVNLPEDTTPQDIRRIYTLAHQLKCKGITVYRYGSKKQQVLTLVGYVSEAAPEPSPYVTAESEYAEGCLSGTCPF